The Fimbriimonadales bacterium genome includes the window TAAACCAAAATTTCCATCTGAAAGAGATGCGCTCGGAAGCAAACCCAAAGAGCCGGTTATCTGTGCTGCCTCATCGCTCAGGATGTCTCCGAACATGTTTTCAGTGAGGATAACATCGAACTGTCCAGGATCTCTAACGAGTTGCATCGCGCAATTGTCTACGAGCATAAATTCCATTTGCACGTCGGGATACTTTTGCGCAACTTCAGAAACTACTTCTCTCCACAACCTACTCGTCTCCAAAACGTTCGCTTTATCCACGCATGTCAATTTCTTTCTGCGCATTCGCGCAATTTCGAAACCTCGCTCTGCAATGCGTCGAACCTCACGTTTGGAATACACGCAGGTATCTACTGCAACTTCTCCGTTTTCTCTCCTTTCTCGTGGCTTTCCGAAATATATGCCACTGGTTAATTCCCGAACAACTATCAAATCTATCCTTCCGCTCGGACCGAAGCGAACCGGGCTGGCGTCAATCAGCGCAGGAAAAACCTTTGCAGGGCGCAAATTCGCATACAAATCGAGTTCTCGACGAAGAGCCAAAAGTGCACCGATTTCTGGGCGCAATTCGGGTGGTTCTATCTTCTCCCACTTAGGACCGCCTACCGCACCGAGGAGAACGGCATCAGCTTTCTTGCACAACTGGAGGGTTGCCTCAGGCAAAGGATGCCCTGTGGCATCGTACGCGGTTCCTCCGACAAGGCCTTCTTCGAATTCTATGTCATTCGAAACCTTTTCGAGCACCTTTACCGCTTCAGCAACCACCTCAGGACCTATGCCGTCACCAGGAAGAACCGCTACCTTTTTCATTTCCGAAAGGGATTATAACGAAATCGACTTCAGCAATGAAGGTACGCTATTTTGTTTTTTACATGCAACCCGTCGAGCAAGTTTCAGATAGATACAATAGATACAATGGATAGTCATAAATTGAAAAATGGTCGAAGTACATAATCTGGTCAAACATTTTCGAGAAAAAAAGCGCGGAATCGTTCGTGCAGTTGACGGCGTTTCCTTCGAATGCAAACCCGGTGAAATCTTCGGTTTATTGGGAGCGAACGGTGCTGGTAAAACGACCCTTTTACGCATGCTTGCGACAATTCTCACTCCCACATCCGGAACTGCCACGATTCATGGCTACGATTTAGTGAAACAACCCGAAGACGTGCGTCGCTCGATAGGATTTATGTCTACGACAACCGCGCTTTATGCACGATTGACTGCGAAGGAGATGATCGAATACTTCGGAAAACTTTACGGGTTGTCGAACAACACGCTTCGAAAAAGAACAAAGGAAGTCATAGAATTTTTAGAAATCGGAGAGTTTCAAGATCGTTTATGCGATAAATTGTCAACCGGAGAAAAACAGCGCGTGAGTTTAGCGCGAACGATTCTTCATGACC containing:
- the leuB gene encoding 3-isopropylmalate dehydrogenase, whose protein sequence is MKKVAVLPGDGIGPEVVAEAVKVLEKVSNDIEFEEGLVGGTAYDATGHPLPEATLQLCKKADAVLLGAVGGPKWEKIEPPELRPEIGALLALRRELDLYANLRPAKVFPALIDASPVRFGPSGRIDLIVVRELTSGIYFGKPRERRENGEVAVDTCVYSKREVRRIAERGFEIARMRRKKLTCVDKANVLETSRLWREVVSEVAQKYPDVQMEFMLVDNCAMQLVRDPGQFDVILTENMFGDILSDEAAQITGSLGLLPSASLSDGNFGLYEPAHGSAPDIAGKGIANPIATILSAAMMLRYSFGMTSEADAIEKAVNEVLESGVRTPDLGGNASTSMVGDAVTAHL
- a CDS encoding ATP-binding cassette domain-containing protein; this translates as MVEVHNLVKHFREKKRGIVRAVDGVSFECKPGEIFGLLGANGAGKTTLLRMLATILTPTSGTATIHGYDLVKQPEDVRRSIGFMSTTTALYARLTAKEMIEYFGKLYGLSNNTLRKRTKEVIEFLEIGEFQDRLCDKLSTGEKQRVSLARTILHDPPVLFFDEPTSGLDVIASRTIMDFILDCRNLGKTVLFSTHIMSEAERVCNRIAVIHEGKIAAIGTMDELRALTGEERLELVFLSLVTKKGMNHEGMA